In Phlebotomus papatasi isolate M1 chromosome 1, Ppap_2.1, whole genome shotgun sequence, the following proteins share a genomic window:
- the LOC129798246 gene encoding uncharacterized protein LOC129798246, producing MSRFCFVLLLLPVLARAGNILHYPCVNSYSEPRPLVPNWIWVEGCDKTACSVPNGSSRTLRTGFNSPTTHYSLKGTLRTFLFGIEFEIEQPEELKNLCEHVIGGCPILQGSGERIGELTIEAKSPVSGVTVRVEVSVIDADTNAVVACAGGDVSII from the exons ATGTCTCGATTTTGCTTTGTGCTACTTCTTTTACCAGTTCTTGCAAGAGCGGGAAATATCCTTCACTATCCGt GTGTGAACTCTTATTCTGAACCTAGACCTCTTGTGCCAAATTGGATATGGGTTGAGGGATGTGATAAGACGGCTTGTTCTGTACCCAACGGATCAAGCCGTACCTTACGAACAGGATTCAATTCACCGACAACGCATTATAGTCTTAAAGGAACTCTGAGGACCTTTCTCTTTGGTATAGAATTCGAAATAGAGCAGCCGGAAGAACTGAAGAATCTCTGTGAACATGTCATCGGAGGCTGTCCTATTCTCCAAGGTTCAGGGGAAAGGATCGGTGAACTTACAATAGAGGCCAAATCACCTGTTTCTGGTGTCACAGTTAGAGTAGAAGTATCTGTAATAGATGCAGATACCAATGCTGTAGTCGCATGTGCAG gtgGAGATGTATCAATCATTTAG